The genomic stretch ACCAGGACGCTTATACAAATCTGAGTCCTTACCAGAGTAACCACCACTGCTTCCATCATCGTCTTTTGGGATTCCTCGAAGAATATGCTCACAATCATTTTCCTGATCAAAGGACGACTTAGGGTCTTGCCAAGGATGCTTATTCATTGTTTTGATTCCTTCTAGCTCCGTCGCGACTTCCTTCATGGTTGGCCTATCCTCTCCTTTCAAGAACAAACACCATTTAGCTAGATTAGCCACTTTCTTTATTTGCTCAATGTCTCCTTGACTGTTCGCGATGTTTTTATCAATGATGTCAAACAGTCGGTCTTCTTTCATCTTAAGAAGGAAGTGCATAGCAAGGCATCGCTCAACTTCAGGCCTTTGATAAGATAGCGCCTTTTTGCTAGTTAATAACTCCACCAACACAACACCGAAGCTATAAACATCACTTTTTTCAGTTAATTCACTCGTTTGCATATATTCAGGATCCAAATAGCCCAACGTTCCTAGCACCATTGTGGCTAGTGGTTCTTGGTCCACAGGAACCAATCTTGAAGCGCCAAAATCTGCAACCTTAGCCGTATAGCATTCATCTAAGAGTATATTCATTGACTTCATATCTCTATGGATGACTGGGGTTGAAATTGTGGTATGTAGATACGATAACACTTGAGCAACTTCTGATGCTATCCTTAGACGGATATTCCATGTGAAAAGGGGCGCCTTTGCTTCATCGTTCAAGTGATCATATAACGTGCCATTGTTGATATACTCATAAACCAGCAACGGTACTTCTGTCTCGAGACAGCAACCTAGTAATCTGACTACATTTCTGTTGTTGATTTGTGAAAGTATCAGAATTTCATTAATGAACTGCTCAACTTGGCCAGGATCCACCTTAAGGGACCTTTTGATCGCAACAAGTTGATTATTTGGTATAATTCCCTTGTAAACAATTCCATAACCGCCTCTTCCGATTATGTTCATTTCATTGTATTTGTCAGTTGCAATTTCCAAATCTTGTGTTGTAAAAATCTTTAGAGCATCCATACTAGATAGTTTTTGATGTAAAATTAAACCTCCATTTTGACGGAAGAAGCTTTCTCGTAGCTTCTTGATTCGTCTTTCCCCATTTATCCAATGCAAGAGAAAGCCAACTACAAGCAAAATTACAATACTTCCACCAATGCCTGCAAGATAAACATTGaatgttttaattttgaagcattttttgttttgttttgtgaaGTACGAGTAgttttttaatttttcttttataTTTTACCTGCAGTGATGATAACTGGTTTGAGCGAAGTATTTGAAGAGATGCAGCCATCAGCTCCTTTGCCGTTACCATGGTAACCCTTTAGGCATTCGCAATTATAGCCTCCGTCAGTGTTTTTACAGTGTGCTTTTTTGTCACAGCCACCATTATTTTCCTTACACTCATCAATATCTGAACAGatttaattacaaaaaaaagCGGTCATATTATTAGACATCACAACAAAGTTTAAACAAAATAAACCACAGCTTCTTGTTAACAAATTAACATAATCGCAAATTTACTGGATGAAATACAACAAATGGTCTACAAAATTTTAAGGCTTGAGGAAGGTAAGGATCCCAGCATACCCATCCTTGCACTTGCACCGTCTATGTTACTTTGACTTAGGTACGAGTGTTGGACACATGTACATATCCAAGTGTCGGGTTCGGCATGACTACAATTTCGAGACTGTCCTAAAATGAGCATACGGGTGTGGGAAATCGTCTACAATGAAATAATACATTTCTAAGCCCTTATAAGACTCTCTTCCTCTACTAttcaaaaccaacaaccatctATCCCACCACATTAAACCATCAACACTTACAACCACCACCACATCAAACCATCAACACTCATTCCACCACATAGGAACCCTCATTAACAACCTCCCCGCCACTCTTTCAGCGACGCCTTCCCTATGTCCCTCGCCACTAATCTAGAATCGATGCCCATTTGCGGGTTTAACGTCAACATCTTCTCATTCAGCCACCTCCAACAACCACTTCTCGGCCCAATAAGCGTTGGGCCGTGTTGGTGATGGTGTTAAAGGATGTTCGTGGTTGTGTGTCCTTACGTGGTGATAATGCATACTAGGTGTTGTGCAGAGATGGTGGTGTGTGGTGTATGGTGCTATTGGCGCTGATGAGTGATGGTGATGGACGATGGTGTAGGTGTTGGGGGAAGTTGAGTAAGGGCATATTGGGCATATTACAACATATTTTATGTTTAAAAATTGAATTTAGCCGGAATCTGGTCATTTATTCTCGCTCGACATTTTTTTATTTTCGTGGTCATTTTATATTTAAAAATTGaattaatgagataccactattatatATCTAACTAGTATTGGtccccggcttcgcccgggctacctctacttatcaTTAAATTTTccttcattaaataaaattacttaaagttgcataacccataaatttatcattgatatatttttctatgacattttAAAATTACGATggaataaattttgagacaaattcaatactctcgctattaatattttattcttattaatgaaacaatagtaataatatttcacTATttacccgtaatcattgttactttcactactcccgctgtaattattgttgctactgccgcattaatattgataatttcactactcccaccgtaattattgctactttcactattgccgcattaatattgattatttcactactcctgttgttgtttctaccactttcactaatctcgctgataatattgttacttttactattcaaatggaTAAGTATCATATAACTATATACAATGTTACTACAaatcttttctttactgacgaaattatttttactacttaggcatgcaattttaagaggattatatatttatataaatatattacatatagaGATAGGTTTAGATGAGTCCACAATTTTGGTTGAGTCCTAAGTCCTATTCTCAGCAATTATTTTTGAGCGTAACTCTACTGATggatgagtgtaactttagtcatttaatgatttataagtgtaacttttacTTTTAAGGCCATATTATATATAGAAATTTGAATTTATACAtttaaaatgtaattttaacaaaagtttatgtaattttagtgtTTTACAAATATAATTTTAGTCGTTataggtgtaactttagtcgttggaagtgtaactttagttgtaTGGTGTTTGTATGTAAAAATTGGAATTTATATATTtatacaagtgtaactttagtccttctaagtataactttagttattcaagagtgtaactttagtcgtaggGAGGTTTGTATAAAAATGAATtcatatttatatatttttacaagtgtaactttagtccttttaagtataactttagttcgtcaagagtgtaactttagtcgtacaTGGTTTGTATAAAAatgaatttatatacttgttacgAATGTAACTTCAGACCTTTcaaatgtaactttagtcttcacgagtgtaactttagttcaacCACTTTGTGTACCCACCACCCCTCAACACTTAAACCACAGACAATACCACCACCAACTAACACCACCATAGACCAACACCCACAAAAAAATTGAtttaaaaaagaaatgaaaaaaaaaagatagatcTCAAGAGGTGCACCACCACGGCCATACCTTATCTCCTTTCGCCGCCTCCcccaaccaccaccacccccaCGCAACCGccacaacatcaacaaccaccgccacaacaccaacaacaaccgcCACATTGACACAATAAGAAAAAAATGGATGGATCTGACCAACCACTTAACTTGCAACCGTTTCTTGTAGATATGGTCGGAGGAGAAGGGGACGGCGTCAGCATGGTAGGCTGCTGGTGGCGACGAGTGGAGGCGAAGAAAAAAGGAGACGGGGAGTGGATGCCGTGGTGTGGTCGGAGGAAGAGAGTGATGGGAGGGAGAGAGAAGGTGGGATGAAGAGAGAGAAGTGGGAAATGTGTGTTGTGAGGCGGTGAAATGAGAGAGTTAGGGTTTTGGTGTGTTTTAATCTAGGCCCTTTATTTTGATCTAATCTTGGCCATTCATCTATTTGATCCAAAGGCCTAGATTAGGACTCAAGGACTCAACCAAAAGAGCAGGACTTACATGAGCCTATCtcattacatatatgcattaaatcaaatcgaaagaattatgcaatcaatactatatattaaatccagaaaccaagggacttcaatgtaattaaagaaagttatacaaattaattatactatatagttttaaatcaatagcaccatgtgatggacccaattgagggatctcaatgcaaatattatatagttttggttaaaattaaattatataaaagcttggtaattttcctaaacatggaaatttccttaaaataaaataaataattaagatggtcaatttccttaaaataaattatactatgttgcataattctttcgatttgatttaatacatatatgtaacatgtttatataaatatataatcctcttaaaagtgcatacctaagtagtaaaagtaatttcgtaagtaaagaaaagaattatagtaacattggatataattatatgatagtaatcactcatttaaatagtaaaagtaacaatattatcagcgagattagtgaaagtggtaagagagtagtgaaataatcaatattaatgcggcaatagtgaaagtaacaataattacggcgggagtagtgaaattatcaatattaatgcggcagtagttaCAGTAAcgataattacggcgggagtagggaaagtaacaatgattacgggcaagtagtgaaatgttattactattgtttaaTTAAtcagagtaaaatattaatagcgagagtagtgaatttgtctcaaaatttatttcatcgtaattttaggatatgccatagaaaaatatattaatgataaatttatgggttatgcaactttaaataattttatttaataaaaaaaattaatggtaagtagaggtagcccgggcgaagccgggcaccaatactatattatacaaattaattatattatatagttttatatcactagcaccgtgtgatggacccgattaagggatctcaatgcaaatattatatagtttgggttaaaattaaattatatagaagtttggtaattttcctaaacatttgtaagagactaaaatatggtcaatttccttcaaataaaataattaattaagatggtcaatttccttaaaataaaataattaattaagatggtaaaTTTCaaagagactaaaagaaagaagatttttggtaattttcctaaatatttatagaagactagaagatggtcaattttcttaaaataaaataattaattagtataaacatgcacacttatggtattatttattatcatcataaaattatatattaaatttaaaatctatgcaattttattaaactttataatttattagatgtatagatatgttaattatttaatatacaaaaatacaatataagtaggttataaataattcaagttagattccataatatataatattgcataattctttcgatttgatttaatatatatatatatatgtgtaatatatttatataaatatataatcctcttaaaatttcatggctaagtagtaaaagtaatttcgtcagtaaagaaaagaattgtagtaaaattggatatagttatatgataataatcactcatctgaatagtaaaagtaacaatattatcagcgagattagtgaaagtggtagaaacaacaacgggagtagtgaaataatcaatattaatgtggcaatagtgaaagtaacagtaattacggcgggagtagtgaaattatcaatattaatgcggcaatagtgacagtaacaataattacggcgggagtagtgaaagtaacaatgattacggacaagtagtgaaatgttattactattgttttattaataagagtaaaatattaatagcgggagtagtgaatttgtctcaaaatttatttcatcgtaattttaggatatgtcatagaaaagaatattaatgataaatttatgagttatgcaactttatgtaattttatttaatgaaaaaaatattaatggtgagtagaggtagcccgggcgaagccgggcaccaatactagtatttatatattatggaatccaACTTGAATGATTtttaacctacttattatatttttgtatgttaaataattaacatctatatacatctaataaactataaagtttaataaaattgcattgattttaaatttaatatttaattttatgatgatagtaattaataccataagtgtgcatgtttatactaattaattatttcattttaaatgaaattgaccatcttttagtcttctataaatatttaggaaaattactaaACATCttatttcttttagtctccttgaaattgaccatcttaattaattattttattttaaggaaagtgaccatcttaattaattattttatttaggaaaattactataagtgtgcatgtttatactaattaattatttcattttaaatgaaattgaccatcttttagtcttctataaatatttaggaaaattactaaACATCttatttcttttagtctccttgaaattgaccatcttaattaattattttattttaaggaaagtgaccatcttaattaattattttatttaggaaaattactatATAGTATGTGGAGTTTTATATATTTATGTTATTACATTAAAGTCCCCTGATTTTCGGTTTGTATATAGTATGGAGTAtctaattagattagattagatgttgtatacttgtatgaatgaatgaataaatgtATGGATTTTATATATTTTGATGTGCATACTTACTCCAAATACTAGTATTTTAATCAAGTAAACTAATGATTGAGACGAAAAAGTAAATTTTTTTCTAAGACTTATGCATGGAAATTACCTTCAAATAATTATGAAAAAGGAAAGTTACCATATTACGGAGTACTATAAAATTGAAAAAAAGGAATACACATTTGATGTATTAAATCATACCGCTTTTAGCAACTGTGA from Silene latifolia isolate original U9 population chromosome 5, ASM4854445v1, whole genome shotgun sequence encodes the following:
- the LOC141656879 gene encoding wall-associated receptor kinase 3-like, whose protein sequence is MGYQKHFLIILISLVLTRIISGSEAPGSLVIASHCTSECGGIAIPYPFGIGEGCYYKEKDDLSSSMSITCNHTFNPPKPILGTNIQILNISLKEAEIHLNNKISFKCDKSDNSSYLSYSRINLRTFTISSSKNKFVATGCDTFAWFKGKRYGKNYSTGCMTTCNELNDVANDGRCNGVGCCQASIPDGVTNLKTKAYSYNHHIGVEFNPCSVAYPVANDAFKFSKQNLTQNLSYYLNDRPKFPVVYNWGIGTKNCSEAEKEGSRLCKNNTECINLTHEQQGLDGYRCDCKEGYSGNPYLPQGCQDIDECKENNGGCDKKAHCKNTDGGYNCECLKGYHGNGKGADGCISSNTSLKPVIITAGIGGSIVILLVVGFLLHWINGERRIKKLRESFFRQNGGLILHQKLSSMDALKIFTTQDLEIATDKYNEMNIIGRGGYGIVYKGIIPNNQLVAIKRSLKVDPGQVEQFINEILILSQINNRNVVRLLGCCLETEVPLLVYEYINNGTLYDHLNDEAKAPLFTWNIRLRIASEVAQVLSYLHTTISTPVIHRDMKSMNILLDECYTAKVADFGASRLVPVDQEPLATMVLGTLGYLDPEYMQTSELTEKSDVYSFGVVLVELLTSKKALSYQRPEVERCLAMHFLLKMKEDRLFDIIDKNIANSQGDIEQIKKVANLAKWCLFLKGEDRPTMKEVATELEGIKTMNKHPWQDPKSSFDQENDCEHILRGIPKDDDGSSGGYSGKDSDLYKRPGFISSLGGGR